One window of Nocardia nova SH22a genomic DNA carries:
- the fadD32 gene encoding long-chain-fatty-acid--AMP ligase FadD32, protein MTDETFDDYLDATGNIAIPEGRTLVDYVEKHTRNDANDLAYRYIDYSRERDGEYQDLTWKEFGVRLRAVAARLQQVTQPGDRVAILAPQGLDYVISFFAAIYAGTIAVPLFDPDEPGHTDRLHAVLGDCKPAAILTASSSAAGVRQFFRPLPAAQRPRIIAVDAVPDTLGESWVRPDLAVDDIAYLQYTSGSTRTPAGVEITHRAVGTNLLQMVNAINLDWNSRGVTWLPLYHDMGLLCVILPAIGGKYITIMSPSAFVRRPGRWIAELAAVSDGAGTFAAAPNFAFEHAAARGLPKNGESLDLSNVIGLINGSEPVTTSSMKKFNEAFAPYGLPKTAIKPCYGMAEATLFVSATRAEDEAKVVYVDRNELNAGRVVKVDQSATDAIAQVSCGYIALSQWAAIVDPETIDDPAGAQELPEGRVGEIWLHGNNIGIGYWGREEETRKTFKNLLTNRLPEGSHAEGTPDDAIWLRTGDYGVYVDGELFITGRVKDLVIVDGRNHYPQDLEFSAQEASNMLRPGFIAAFSVPANQLPAEVFTADSHAGLKYDADDASEQLVIVAERGPGGHKADPQPIADAVRGALSQRHGVTVRDVLLVPAGSIPRTSSGKLARRACRTAYLEGTLRGGYQQQAFPDAPDEE, encoded by the coding sequence ATGACGGACGAGACTTTCGACGACTACCTGGACGCAACCGGGAACATTGCGATTCCCGAGGGCCGCACCCTGGTCGATTACGTCGAGAAGCACACTCGAAACGATGCGAACGATCTTGCGTATCGCTACATCGACTACTCCCGTGAGCGCGACGGGGAGTACCAGGACCTGACCTGGAAGGAATTCGGCGTTCGGCTGCGCGCGGTGGCCGCACGTCTACAGCAGGTCACCCAGCCGGGTGACCGCGTGGCGATTCTGGCGCCGCAGGGCCTGGACTACGTGATCTCCTTCTTCGCCGCCATCTACGCCGGCACCATCGCGGTGCCGCTGTTCGATCCGGACGAGCCGGGCCACACCGATCGCCTGCACGCGGTGCTGGGCGACTGCAAGCCCGCGGCGATCTTGACCGCGAGTTCCTCGGCGGCGGGGGTGCGGCAGTTCTTCCGGCCGCTGCCGGCCGCGCAGCGCCCGCGCATCATCGCCGTCGATGCGGTGCCCGACACCCTGGGCGAGTCCTGGGTGCGCCCGGACCTCGCGGTGGACGACATCGCGTATCTGCAGTACACCTCGGGTTCGACCCGGACCCCGGCCGGTGTGGAGATCACCCACCGCGCGGTGGGCACCAATCTGCTGCAGATGGTGAACGCGATCAATCTGGACTGGAATTCGCGCGGTGTCACCTGGCTGCCGCTGTACCACGACATGGGTCTGCTGTGCGTGATCCTGCCGGCGATCGGCGGCAAGTACATCACCATCATGTCGCCCAGTGCGTTCGTGCGACGCCCGGGACGCTGGATCGCCGAGCTCGCCGCGGTGTCCGACGGCGCCGGTACCTTCGCGGCCGCACCGAACTTCGCCTTCGAGCACGCCGCCGCGCGTGGTCTGCCGAAGAACGGTGAGTCGCTGGATCTGTCCAATGTCATCGGCCTGATCAACGGCAGTGAGCCGGTCACGACCTCGTCGATGAAGAAGTTCAACGAGGCCTTCGCGCCCTACGGCCTGCCGAAGACGGCGATCAAGCCCTGCTACGGCATGGCCGAGGCGACGCTGTTCGTCTCCGCGACCCGCGCCGAGGACGAGGCCAAGGTCGTCTACGTCGATCGCAACGAACTCAACGCCGGGCGCGTGGTGAAGGTCGACCAGAGCGCGACTGATGCGATCGCCCAGGTCAGCTGTGGCTACATCGCGCTGTCGCAGTGGGCCGCGATCGTGGATCCGGAGACGATCGACGATCCCGCGGGTGCGCAGGAGCTGCCCGAGGGCCGGGTCGGTGAGATCTGGTTGCACGGCAACAACATCGGCATCGGGTACTGGGGCCGCGAGGAGGAGACTCGCAAGACCTTCAAGAATCTGCTGACCAACCGCCTGCCGGAGGGTTCGCACGCCGAGGGCACGCCCGATGACGCCATCTGGCTGCGCACCGGTGACTACGGCGTCTACGTCGACGGTGAACTGTTCATCACCGGCCGGGTGAAGGATCTGGTGATCGTCGACGGCCGCAACCACTACCCGCAGGATCTGGAGTTCTCCGCGCAGGAGGCCAGCAATATGCTGCGGCCGGGCTTCATCGCCGCGTTCTCGGTCCCGGCCAATCAGCTGCCCGCCGAGGTCTTCACGGCCGACAGCCACGCCGGTCTGAAGTACGACGCCGACGACGCCTCCGAACAGCTGGTGATCGTGGCCGAGCGGGGTCCGGGCGGGCACAAGGCCGACCCGCAGCCGATCGCGGACGCGGTGCGCGGTGCGCTGTCGCAGCGCCACGGTGTGACCGTGCGTGATGTGCTGCTGGTTCCGGCCGGTTCCATTCCGCGCACGTCGAGCGGCAAGCTGGCCCGCCGAGCCTGCCGTACCGCATATCTGGAGGGCACGCTGCGCGGTGGTTATCAGCAGCAGGCCTTCCCCGACGCACCGGACGAAGAGTAG
- a CDS encoding alpha/beta hydrolase-fold protein, with protein sequence MAGVASERRGTLRRGRWGRRRLAIFAAAAVLPLASGIALAPAPGLAQPAAVPAPAGPVIQRVDWLSDRRVALWIASPSMGSPVQVQLLLARDWNSRPDARFPVLLMLDGLRAQDDESGWTKDAGAVDFYADKDVTVVLPIGGQSSFYSDWLQQDNGKNYQWETFLTKELPPLLESQWRATNVRGVEGLSMGGTAAMFLAGRNPDWVKYAASYSGFLTTTSVGMPQAIMFAMRDAGGFDANDMWGPPTNQQWADHDPYELAPKLKGTSLYVSAGSGATGAYDKASDIPGISTNYAGMGLEMLSRLTSQNFVEKLNKLSIPVQVNYRPSGTHSWPYWDFEMRQSWSQAAAALGVEADKPPCQAGGAMAAALQIDTWLGDCVTPEYPVTNGSAQDFKGGRLFWSQATGAHGVAGMIGGVYQATAGPAGPLGLPTDAERPLPDGHGRFQNFQGGAVYWTPETGAQVVRGAILTEWGRQGFERGPAGYPTGPEAETPNSVGVVQGFQGGPMYFSDKTGAHRVQGLILGKYGQMGFENSWLGFPAAEEQPTKDLGRYSAFEGGNIYWSPLSGAWAVRKGPIMDAWGQNGFENGRLGYPISDEFPVPGGVQQNFQAGFIVLPDGKPPEVH encoded by the coding sequence GTGGCAGGTGTGGCATCCGAGAGACGGGGGACGCTTCGTCGTGGCCGGTGGGGCCGGCGGCGACTGGCGATATTCGCCGCTGCCGCGGTCCTGCCACTGGCATCGGGAATCGCGCTCGCGCCCGCTCCCGGCCTGGCCCAACCGGCCGCGGTCCCGGCCCCGGCCGGACCGGTCATCCAGCGGGTCGACTGGCTGAGTGACCGCCGGGTGGCACTGTGGATCGCCTCCCCGTCGATGGGTTCACCGGTGCAGGTGCAATTGCTGCTCGCCCGGGACTGGAATTCCCGGCCGGACGCGCGTTTCCCGGTACTGCTGATGCTCGACGGATTGCGCGCGCAGGACGACGAGAGCGGCTGGACCAAGGACGCCGGCGCCGTCGACTTCTACGCCGACAAGGACGTCACCGTCGTACTGCCGATCGGCGGCCAGTCCAGTTTCTATTCCGACTGGCTGCAGCAGGACAACGGCAAGAACTACCAGTGGGAAACCTTCCTCACCAAGGAATTGCCGCCGCTGCTGGAGAGTCAGTGGCGGGCCACGAATGTGCGTGGTGTGGAGGGGCTTTCGATGGGCGGTACGGCCGCGATGTTCCTGGCCGGTCGCAATCCCGACTGGGTGAAGTACGCCGCGTCCTATTCCGGCTTCCTGACCACCACCAGTGTGGGCATGCCGCAGGCCATCATGTTCGCGATGCGCGACGCCGGTGGTTTCGACGCCAACGACATGTGGGGTCCGCCCACGAATCAGCAATGGGCCGATCACGATCCGTACGAGCTGGCGCCGAAGCTGAAGGGCACCAGCCTGTACGTCTCGGCGGGCAGCGGCGCGACCGGCGCCTACGACAAGGCCTCCGATATTCCCGGTATCAGCACCAATTACGCCGGTATGGGCCTGGAAATGCTGTCCCGCTTGACCTCTCAGAACTTCGTCGAGAAGTTGAACAAACTGTCGATTCCGGTACAGGTGAATTACCGCCCCTCGGGCACGCATTCGTGGCCGTACTGGGATTTCGAGATGCGCCAGTCCTGGTCGCAGGCGGCCGCTGCCCTCGGGGTCGAGGCCGACAAGCCGCCCTGTCAGGCCGGTGGCGCGATGGCCGCGGCGCTGCAGATCGACACCTGGCTCGGCGACTGCGTCACCCCGGAGTATCCGGTGACCAATGGCAGCGCACAGGATTTCAAGGGCGGGCGTCTGTTCTGGTCACAGGCCACCGGCGCGCACGGGGTGGCCGGGATGATCGGCGGCGTCTATCAGGCGACGGCCGGACCCGCAGGTCCGCTGGGCCTGCCCACCGATGCCGAACGGCCGCTCCCCGACGGCCACGGCCGCTTCCAGAACTTCCAGGGCGGGGCGGTCTACTGGACTCCGGAGACGGGTGCGCAGGTGGTGCGGGGCGCGATCCTGACCGAATGGGGTCGCCAGGGCTTCGAACGCGGGCCCGCCGGATATCCGACCGGACCGGAGGCCGAGACACCGAACTCCGTCGGTGTGGTGCAGGGTTTCCAGGGCGGGCCGATGTACTTCAGCGACAAGACCGGTGCACATCGGGTGCAGGGCCTGATCCTCGGCAAGTACGGGCAGATGGGCTTCGAGAACAGCTGGCTGGGTTTCCCGGCCGCCGAGGAACAGCCGACCAAGGATCTGGGACGCTACAGCGCGTTCGAGGGCGGCAACATCTACTGGAGTCCGCTGTCGGGCGCCTGGGCGGTCCGCAAGGGACCCATCATGGATGCCTGGGGACAGAACGGCTTCGAGAACGGTCGGCTCGGCTACCCGATCAGCGACGAGTTCCCGGTACCCGGCGGGGTGCAGCAGAACTTCCAGGCCGGATTCATCGTCCTCCCCGACGGAAAACCGCCGGAAGTGCATTGA
- a CDS encoding DUF732 domain-containing protein yields the protein MLRTRPVGERYIAGGKVAGVVVALAATGLLAACGGNDSTASSTPTLKPSATTSAAAPTKSADAPPPAPESAPEQAPATTDAEEHPEPAPTSAATPPLSEKDKAYLDELNKRGVTPSSPDIALTAANYICQSKASGASDQEVKTFVNAMAGTDPGYDPQKMPVDQAGQIYIDVATQTYCNK from the coding sequence ATGCTTCGGACCCGTCCGGTCGGAGAACGGTATATCGCCGGTGGCAAGGTCGCCGGTGTCGTGGTGGCGCTGGCGGCCACCGGATTGCTGGCCGCCTGCGGTGGTAACGACTCCACGGCGTCGAGCACGCCGACCCTGAAGCCCTCCGCCACGACCTCCGCCGCCGCGCCGACGAAGAGCGCGGACGCGCCGCCGCCCGCACCGGAATCCGCGCCCGAGCAGGCCCCCGCGACCACCGACGCGGAGGAGCACCCCGAGCCCGCTCCCACCTCGGCGGCCACCCCGCCGCTGTCGGAGAAGGACAAGGCCTATCTGGACGAGCTGAACAAGCGCGGGGTGACCCCGTCCAGCCCGGATATCGCGCTCACCGCCGCGAACTACATCTGCCAGAGCAAGGCCAGTGGCGCCTCCGACCAGGAGGTCAAGACGTTCGTGAACGCGATGGCCGGTACCGATCCGGGATACGACCCGCAGAAGATGCCGGTTGACCAGGCGGGTCAGATCTACATCGACGTGGCGACCCAGACCTACTGCAACAAGTGA
- a CDS encoding cutinase family protein — MNARRRSGYGGRGPGRRRRPGCLIFLLVAVLVVIVAVVAWFVLAGRLHVPKPTPPKPTKPSSQPASCPDVQLLSVPGTWESNSNDDPHNPTANPASLMLHVTNPVRQQFPDSRLDVYTVPYVAQFSNPIALPPDGQESYNKSRSEATTRAVAELTEMSKNCPLTNYVIAGFSQGAVVAGDIAAQIGAGQGPVAEDQVLGVTLIADGRRVLGPGQATEVGTSPGGVGAEVALKGLSVPGITMTGPRAGFGTLTGRVNTICAPGDLICDAPPQATNPLNILPSLMTLVRAVGNPVHSMYNSFEVDSDGTTATQWTSAWAEGLITNAPHPAHG; from the coding sequence GTGAACGCGCGACGACGTTCCGGATACGGCGGCCGGGGTCCCGGCCGTCGGCGTCGGCCGGGCTGTCTGATATTCCTGCTGGTCGCGGTCCTGGTGGTGATCGTGGCGGTGGTGGCGTGGTTCGTGCTGGCGGGCCGTCTGCACGTACCGAAGCCGACTCCGCCCAAACCGACCAAGCCCAGTAGTCAGCCGGCCTCGTGCCCGGATGTGCAGTTGCTGTCGGTTCCGGGAACCTGGGAGTCGAACAGCAATGACGATCCGCACAATCCGACCGCCAATCCGGCGTCGTTGATGCTGCATGTGACCAACCCCGTCCGGCAGCAGTTCCCGGACTCCAGGCTCGATGTCTACACCGTCCCCTACGTCGCGCAATTCTCGAATCCGATCGCGTTGCCGCCGGACGGTCAGGAGTCCTACAACAAGAGTCGTTCGGAGGCCACCACCCGGGCCGTCGCCGAGCTGACGGAGATGTCGAAGAACTGCCCGCTGACCAATTATGTGATCGCCGGGTTCTCGCAGGGCGCGGTCGTGGCCGGTGATATCGCCGCGCAGATCGGCGCCGGGCAGGGGCCGGTCGCGGAGGATCAGGTGCTCGGTGTCACCTTGATCGCCGACGGTCGCCGGGTCCTCGGTCCCGGCCAGGCCACCGAGGTCGGGACCTCACCGGGAGGTGTCGGCGCGGAGGTCGCGCTGAAGGGACTGTCCGTTCCGGGCATCACGATGACCGGTCCGCGTGCCGGTTTCGGGACCCTCACCGGGCGGGTGAACACCATCTGCGCACCCGGGGATCTGATCTGCGACGCCCCGCCGCAGGCCACGAATCCGCTGAACATCCTGCCCAGTCTGATGACGTTGGTGCGGGCCGTCGGCAATCCGGTGCACAGCATGTACAACAGCTTCGAGGTGGACTCCGACGGCACCACCGCGACGCAGTGGACCTCGGCCTGGGCCGAGGGTCTGATCACGAACGCACCGCACCCGGCGCACGGCTGA
- a CDS encoding alpha/beta hydrolase has protein sequence MRFGRSAAPVSQQRRGAQRGWRTRLLAAGAVLALPIAVGAVAPAAVAAPIHAPVHQTPAGGYDELMVPSSMGPVKVQVQWARNGGNAALLLLDGLRARDDRNAWSFETNAQQMFGNDNVTLVMPVGGQSSWYADWASPSNLNGQKFTYKWETFLTQELPDFLANYGVSKTNYAVAGLSMSGPAALRLAAFHRDQFKYAASFSGPLNWNAPGMREAIRVMMLDAGRFNVDSMAAPWSPQWLRSDPMVFAPQLRGLPMFISASSALPGPYDHPTSPVGLFNTGNAMGIELIAMVSTHSFKARLDSLGIPATYDFPAVGTHSWHYWQDELGNARAGILAALNA, from the coding sequence ATGCGTTTCGGCAGGTCGGCCGCGCCCGTTTCGCAGCAGCGACGTGGTGCTCAGCGTGGTTGGCGTACACGACTTCTCGCTGCGGGCGCCGTGCTGGCGCTCCCGATCGCGGTGGGCGCCGTTGCCCCGGCCGCTGTCGCCGCACCGATCCACGCCCCCGTGCACCAGACTCCCGCGGGCGGCTACGACGAACTGATGGTTCCGTCGAGCATGGGCCCGGTGAAGGTGCAGGTGCAGTGGGCGCGCAACGGCGGTAACGCCGCATTGCTGCTGCTCGACGGTCTGCGCGCTCGCGACGATCGCAACGCCTGGTCCTTCGAGACCAACGCGCAGCAGATGTTCGGCAACGACAACGTCACCCTGGTGATGCCGGTCGGCGGTCAGTCCAGCTGGTACGCCGACTGGGCGAGCCCGAGCAACCTGAACGGCCAGAAGTTCACCTACAAGTGGGAAACCTTCCTCACCCAGGAACTTCCGGATTTCCTTGCCAACTACGGCGTTTCGAAGACCAACTACGCGGTGGCGGGTCTGTCGATGAGTGGTCCGGCGGCGCTGCGCCTGGCGGCCTTCCACCGGGATCAGTTCAAGTACGCGGCCTCGTTCTCGGGCCCGCTGAACTGGAACGCACCGGGTATGCGCGAGGCGATCCGCGTCATGATGCTCGACGCCGGTCGCTTCAACGTCGACTCGATGGCCGCGCCGTGGAGCCCGCAGTGGCTGCGTTCGGACCCGATGGTGTTCGCCCCGCAGCTGCGTGGTCTGCCGATGTTCATCTCGGCGTCCAGCGCGCTGCCCGGTCCCTACGATCACCCGACTTCTCCGGTGGGTCTGTTCAATACCGGTAACGCCATGGGCATCGAGCTGATCGCCATGGTCAGCACGCACTCGTTCAAGGCCCGGCTGGACTCGCTGGGCATTCCGGCGACCTATGACTTCCCGGCCGTCGGTACGCACTCCTGGCACTACTGGCAGGACGAGCTGGGCAACGCCCGGGCGGGCATCCTCGCCGCACTGAATGCCTGA
- a CDS encoding LLM class F420-dependent oxidoreductase produces MTALGVPARAFRFAAAGEGNQQEGGARKFVKLAQQAEEYGYDSFAIPDHLGPQVGPIAALGALAVATDRIRIGTSVLANGFRHPVVLAKDAATIDVLSRGRLELGVGAGWIKSEFEAAGIPYESPGVRLEKLDETLTILDVLLRGQECHFEGKHYQVRGIKGTPRPRQGPRPPLVTGGGGPKMLRLAAKHADIISVVPRTTRTGKGLLSGITLEKTIEKVNLIKEAAGDRFADIELNWTITAVVITDDRERTAEMALTALDKGLHPDLEVDVQLTVDDILNSPYVAIGTFEEIAEQIRNVRRSTSMSYVGVFPTQMDAFAPVIPLLREEP; encoded by the coding sequence ATGACAGCGCTGGGCGTTCCGGCGCGCGCGTTCCGATTCGCGGCCGCCGGTGAGGGCAACCAGCAGGAGGGCGGGGCGCGGAAATTCGTCAAGCTCGCCCAGCAGGCCGAGGAGTACGGCTACGACTCGTTCGCGATCCCGGATCATCTGGGTCCGCAGGTCGGCCCGATCGCGGCACTCGGCGCCCTCGCGGTGGCCACCGACCGGATTCGGATCGGCACCTCGGTGCTGGCCAACGGTTTCCGGCATCCGGTGGTGCTGGCCAAGGACGCGGCGACGATCGACGTGCTGTCCCGCGGCCGGTTGGAACTCGGGGTGGGCGCGGGCTGGATCAAGAGCGAATTCGAGGCGGCCGGCATTCCCTACGAGTCGCCGGGGGTGCGGCTGGAGAAGCTGGACGAGACGCTGACCATCCTGGACGTGCTGCTGCGTGGTCAGGAGTGTCACTTCGAGGGCAAGCACTACCAGGTGCGTGGCATCAAGGGCACCCCGCGGCCGCGGCAGGGTCCGCGTCCGCCGCTGGTGACCGGTGGCGGCGGCCCGAAGATGCTGCGGCTCGCCGCCAAGCACGCCGACATCATCTCGGTGGTGCCGCGGACGACCAGGACCGGTAAGGGCCTGCTGTCGGGGATCACTCTCGAGAAGACCATCGAGAAGGTGAATCTGATCAAGGAGGCGGCCGGTGACCGGTTCGCCGACATCGAACTCAACTGGACCATCACGGCGGTCGTGATCACCGACGATCGCGAACGTACCGCCGAGATGGCGTTGACGGCCCTCGACAAGGGACTGCACCCCGATCTCGAGGTCGATGTGCAGCTCACGGTGGACGACATCCTGAATTCCCCGTATGTCGCCATCGGCACATTCGAGGAAATCGCCGAGCAGATCCGTAACGTGCGGCGGTCGACGTCGATGTCCTATGTCGGAGTGTTTCCGACTCAGATGGACGCTTTCGCGCCGGTGATCCCGCTGCTGCGAGAGGAGCCGTAG